One Verrucomicrobiota bacterium DNA segment encodes these proteins:
- a CDS encoding secondary thiamine-phosphate synthase enzyme YjbQ, translated as MLRQFVHTLNISARGRGFYEITDEVNALVRQSGFQTGLCTLHVRHTSVSLLIQENADPEVRLDLERFFSRLIPDGDPLFRHTCEGDDDMPAHVRTALTCVNLSIPITQGKLVLGTWQGLYLWEHRTASHRREVVVHLIGET; from the coding sequence ATGTTGCGACAATTCGTTCATACGTTGAACATTTCCGCGCGCGGGCGCGGGTTCTATGAAATTACCGATGAGGTCAACGCGCTGGTGCGCCAGAGCGGTTTCCAGACCGGGCTGTGTACCCTCCATGTCCGGCACACCAGCGTTTCGTTGTTGATCCAGGAAAATGCCGATCCGGAAGTGCGGCTTGATCTGGAACGCTTCTTTAGCCGGTTGATCCCGGATGGCGATCCGTTGTTCCGCCACACCTGCGAGGGAGACGATGATATGCCCGCTCATGTGCGCACCGCGCTGACGTGCGTCAATCTCAGCATTCCGATTACCCAGGGAAAACTGGTACTCGGCACGTGGCAGGGGCTTTACTTATGGGAACATCGCACGGCCTCGCATCGGCGCGAGGTGGTGGTGCATTTAATCGGGGAAACGTGA
- a CDS encoding ATP-dependent helicase C-terminal domain-containing protein, with protein MADEANECFARKDHPCLGEGRVPVKLWLCTPDGKRLEATRGWPAFRANQYPKPRRALQQKYPGNTWV; from the coding sequence GTGGCAGACGAGGCGAACGAATGCTTTGCGCGCAAGGATCACCCGTGCCTCGGCGAAGGCCGCGTGCCGGTGAAACTCTGGCTCTGCACCCCCGACGGCAAACGCCTGGAAGCCACCCGCGGTTGGCCCGCCTTCCGCGCCAACCAATACCCCAAGCCCCGCCGCGCCTTGCAGCAGAAATACCCCGGTAATACTTGGGTGTAG
- a CDS encoding GxxExxY protein, with translation MEDQELTEKIIGCAMKVHSTLGPGFLESVYHKALAHELRKAGLKVECEKPITVYYDGVPVGDFSADMLVEDRVMLELKANQTLVPGNEVQLVNYLTATGTEIGLLLNFGAERLEFKRKSRTYRPKKPGQGLMDSKL, from the coding sequence ATGGAAGACCAGGAATTAACTGAAAAAATCATCGGGTGTGCCATGAAAGTACACTCCACGCTGGGACCAGGCTTTCTGGAATCGGTGTACCACAAGGCTTTGGCTCATGAATTGCGCAAGGCTGGCTTGAAAGTCGAATGCGAAAAACCCATTACCGTTTATTACGACGGCGTTCCGGTCGGTGATTTTTCAGCCGACATGCTGGTTGAGGATCGGGTGATGCTGGAACTCAAAGCCAACCAAACGTTGGTGCCCGGCAACGAAGTCCAATTGGTGAATTATTTGACGGCAACCGGCACCGAAATTGGGTTGCTGTTAAATTTTGGCGCGGAACGATTGGAGTTCAAACGGAAATCACGAACCTATCGTCCCAAAAAGCCAGGACAGGGTTTGATGGATTCCAAATTGTGA
- a CDS encoding periplasmic heavy metal sensor, with the protein MKLITFIAFLTTICTLPSADKSAAAADPFAGAFFPPELVLLARDQIGLTQDQREAFRTRVEKTQPRSEELRKQLERETAALATLAKRERVDEAALVVQLDKVLDSERELKHLHIGLLVEIKNLLTPEQQTKLREIAKDGGKQLAEDARKRLTEKVQRVQEGAKKWSDSGRDPSAIARTMEEKFKPLIEAGKVMEAEAELDRLLEQLQQDTK; encoded by the coding sequence ATGAAACTCATTACCTTCATCGCATTCCTCACCACGATCTGCACGCTGCCATCAGCAGATAAATCCGCTGCGGCGGCAGATCCTTTTGCCGGCGCCTTTTTCCCGCCGGAACTCGTCCTGCTGGCACGCGACCAGATCGGCCTGACTCAGGACCAGCGGGAGGCCTTCCGGACCCGCGTGGAGAAGACGCAACCGCGTTCCGAGGAATTGCGGAAACAACTGGAACGCGAAACGGCGGCGCTCGCGACCCTCGCGAAACGGGAACGCGTGGATGAGGCAGCGCTCGTTGTGCAACTTGACAAGGTGCTTGATTCCGAACGTGAACTGAAGCATCTCCATATCGGATTGCTGGTGGAGATCAAGAATCTGCTGACGCCAGAACAGCAGACCAAGCTGCGCGAGATCGCGAAGGATGGCGGCAAACAACTCGCGGAGGACGCGCGCAAACGGCTCACGGAAAAAGTTCAGCGCGTCCAAGAAGGCGCGAAAAAATGGTCGGATAGCGGGCGCGATCCATCGGCCATCGCCAGGACGATGGAAGAGAAGTTCAAGCCCCTGATCGAAGCGGGTAAAGTCATGGAAGCTGAGGCAGAGTTGGATCGGCTCCTCGAACAACTCCAGCAGGATACGAAATGA
- a CDS encoding CDGSH iron-sulfur domain-containing protein, giving the protein MDFPQLIEDDFQRIDAALKELMAKTEANHVLLVEKAGHLIQQCGGQDQYPPDVLATLASNSFNAVQFMAGLLNEDKFPGMYQQGERFSTLMLNVDEHCILMVIFGAHLSVGAVRFYASKTTKVLADQIAIAEKRGTNICFDLTDLNVTDVQGLFGRKPQPVEPTSEASAPSFEPPVVPTPTPEPPAVPVMEALEPALASEPAEPAAPVVASRGPYVDQMMPGVYYWCSCGRSQSQPYCDGSHQGTGLAPKTFEIFNPRRVTWCGCKHTKNPPFCDGTHSTLDS; this is encoded by the coding sequence ATGGATTTTCCTCAACTGATCGAGGATGACTTTCAGCGGATTGATGCCGCCCTGAAAGAACTGATGGCCAAAACCGAGGCCAATCATGTTCTTTTGGTGGAGAAGGCCGGGCACTTGATTCAGCAATGCGGCGGACAGGATCAGTATCCGCCGGATGTGCTGGCCACCTTGGCCTCGAACTCCTTCAACGCCGTGCAGTTCATGGCCGGCTTGTTGAATGAAGACAAATTCCCCGGCATGTACCAGCAGGGCGAGCGATTCAGCACCCTCATGCTCAACGTGGACGAGCACTGTATCCTGATGGTTATTTTTGGCGCTCATCTCAGTGTGGGCGCCGTTCGTTTCTACGCCAGCAAAACCACCAAGGTGCTGGCGGATCAAATCGCGATTGCCGAGAAACGCGGAACCAATATCTGTTTTGATCTCACGGACCTCAACGTGACTGACGTGCAGGGTTTGTTCGGTCGCAAACCTCAACCGGTGGAACCTACCTCGGAAGCCTCGGCACCGTCGTTCGAACCACCCGTTGTTCCCACGCCAACGCCCGAGCCGCCCGCTGTACCGGTGATGGAAGCCCTTGAACCCGCGCTAGCCTCCGAACCGGCGGAACCCGCCGCCCCAGTGGTGGCCAGCCGTGGTCCCTACGTGGACCAAATGATGCCAGGGGTTTACTATTGGTGCTCCTGCGGACGCTCCCAAAGCCAGCCCTATTGCGACGGCTCCCATCAAGGCACCGGCCTCGCGCCCAAAACCTTTGAAATTTTTAATCCCCGCCGCGTGACTTGGTGCGGCTGCAAGCATACCAAAAACCCGCCCTTCTGCGATGGAACGCATTCCACGCTCGATTCCTGA
- a CDS encoding glycosyl hydrolase, which translates to MKIKNLILGLAAGMLTGLTAEPPPSQPPIGVYRGVNETAKVDAFAAWLGRPVIWGEDFIGSESWSNVGWPVWWLKTWSAWVHAQPGRRFVFAVPLLAGPVDGSGPKQGDSGVGEPVSLEKAATGAYNHHFKQFAENLLAHQLGDTILRPGWEFNGDWYTWRAKGKEAAFAEYWRQIVKTMRAVPGTGNLKFCWNPTLGYQQFPAEKAWPGAEFVDFIGVDVYDESWQADTYPWPAQASASEIEARQRKVWEKEIFGGDHGLAFWSKFAREQGKPLAICEWGVKNRPSGHGGRDNPYFVEQMHRFINDPANRVAFHCYFDFNCEPPDGLHQISPGEKGTYKTDFPRAAAKFKELFGGPNAPANRQK; encoded by the coding sequence ATGAAAATCAAAAACCTTATCCTTGGGCTCGCCGCAGGTATGCTCACCGGGCTGACGGCGGAGCCACCGCCATCCCAACCGCCCATCGGCGTGTATCGCGGCGTCAATGAAACCGCCAAGGTGGACGCCTTTGCCGCGTGGCTGGGCCGGCCCGTGATCTGGGGCGAGGATTTCATTGGCTCCGAATCCTGGAGCAATGTGGGCTGGCCCGTCTGGTGGCTGAAAACCTGGTCCGCGTGGGTGCATGCCCAGCCCGGCCGCCGGTTCGTTTTTGCCGTCCCACTCCTCGCCGGACCGGTGGATGGCAGCGGACCCAAGCAGGGCGACAGCGGGGTTGGGGAGCCGGTGTCACTCGAAAAAGCCGCCACCGGCGCTTACAACCACCACTTCAAACAATTTGCGGAAAACCTGCTCGCCCACCAGCTCGGCGACACAATCCTGCGGCCGGGCTGGGAGTTCAACGGCGACTGGTACACCTGGCGGGCCAAGGGCAAGGAAGCGGCGTTCGCGGAATATTGGCGCCAGATTGTCAAAACCATGCGCGCCGTGCCGGGCACCGGAAACCTGAAATTCTGCTGGAACCCCACGCTCGGCTACCAGCAATTCCCGGCGGAGAAAGCCTGGCCGGGCGCGGAGTTCGTGGATTTCATCGGCGTGGATGTTTATGATGAATCGTGGCAGGCGGATACGTATCCGTGGCCGGCCCAGGCCAGCGCGTCCGAGATCGAGGCCCGCCAGCGGAAGGTTTGGGAAAAGGAAATCTTCGGCGGCGATCACGGGCTCGCGTTCTGGAGCAAGTTCGCCCGCGAACAGGGCAAGCCGCTCGCCATTTGCGAGTGGGGCGTGAAGAACCGGCCCAGCGGTCATGGCGGCCGGGACAACCCGTATTTTGTCGAGCAGATGCACCGGTTCATCAACGACCCTGCCAACCGCGTCGCCTTCCATTGCTACTTTGATTTCAATTGCGAACCCCCGGACGGCCTTCACCAGATTTCGCCCGGCGAGAAGGGCACGTACAAAACGGACTTCCCACGCGCCGCCGCGAAGTTCAAGGAACTCTTTGGCGGACCGAATGCGCCTGCTAACCGACAAAAATAA
- a CDS encoding restriction endonuclease subunit S, producing MSKTWPKVRLGEVLRHRKEFITIDDLKNYRRPRVQLHVQGIVLRDEVPGALIKTKTQQVCQAGEFLVAEIDAKVGGFGIVPMFLDGSIVSSHYFLFVVDESKLDRRFLDFFIRTPTFCEQVAAQGSTNYAAIRPTHVLGYEIPLPPLAEQRRVVARIEELAAQIQEAQSLRQQAVQEAEAIVANQIKALFDDGQESGWKYGCLGDYVVDDCYGTSEKTHDDSSATPVLRMGNIQNGRLDTRCLKYLHIAEKERAKLLLTRGDIVVNRTNSAELVGKCAVFDLDRDFAFASYLIRLRLDSDKADSRLVASYINSPAGRAYMFSERKQMTGQANVNATKLKALPIALPPLPQQRRIVAELDALQAEVDALKRLQGETEVELDALLPAILDRAFKGEL from the coding sequence ATGAGCAAAACGTGGCCAAAGGTGAGGTTGGGTGAGGTGTTGAGGCACCGCAAGGAATTCATCACCATTGATGACCTTAAAAATTATCGGCGCCCGCGTGTTCAGCTTCATGTTCAAGGCATTGTCCTCCGCGATGAGGTGCCCGGCGCACTCATTAAGACAAAAACTCAACAAGTTTGCCAGGCAGGCGAATTTCTCGTCGCCGAAATTGATGCAAAGGTTGGTGGTTTTGGCATCGTGCCCATGTTCCTTGATGGCTCAATTGTCAGCAGTCATTATTTTCTGTTTGTCGTAGATGAGTCCAAGCTTGACCGACGATTTTTAGACTTCTTTATCCGCACGCCTACGTTTTGCGAACAAGTTGCTGCACAAGGCTCAACCAATTACGCGGCCATACGCCCAACCCATGTTCTTGGCTACGAAATCCCGTTGCCGCCGTTGGCGGAGCAGCGGCGGGTGGTGGCGCGGATTGAGGAACTGGCCGCCCAAATTCAGGAAGCCCAATCCCTCCGACAACAGGCCGTGCAGGAGGCGGAGGCGATTGTTGCCAATCAAATCAAAGCATTATTTGACGATGGCCAAGAGTCTGGATGGAAATACGGTTGCCTTGGCGATTACGTCGTTGATGACTGCTACGGCACATCGGAAAAGACTCACGACGACAGTTCGGCCACGCCGGTTCTTCGGATGGGAAACATTCAGAACGGTCGGCTTGACACACGCTGCTTGAAATATCTTCACATAGCAGAGAAGGAGCGGGCGAAGTTGCTCCTTACACGTGGCGACATCGTGGTGAATCGAACGAACAGCGCAGAGTTGGTTGGGAAATGTGCAGTGTTTGATCTGGACCGTGATTTTGCTTTTGCTTCTTACCTTATTCGCCTTCGTCTTGACTCCGACAAAGCCGACTCGCGCTTGGTTGCGTCATACATCAATTCGCCTGCTGGCCGTGCATATATGTTCAGCGAACGAAAACAGATGACAGGGCAGGCAAACGTCAACGCGACGAAATTGAAAGCGTTGCCAATCGCTTTGCCGCCACTTCCCCAACAACGCCGGATCGTAGCCGAACTGGACGCACTACAGGCGGAGGTGGATGCCTTGAAACGGTTGCAAGGCGAGACCGAAGTGGAATTGGATGCATTGCTGCCCGCTATTTTAGACCGGGCATTTAAAGGAGAATTATGA
- a CDS encoding MFS transporter yields MSTESSSRATFPPGLHNAYLFAVFNALSFQVVLGSPMVLYAKTLNASATVLGIIAGMMPLLVIFQIPAAHYVARVGYKRFVFAGWGTRVMFIFAMALVPFTGGFLDAGTRLALILMLLFGFNLSRGISSSAWLPWIAGLVPEAVRGRYLARDAACVSVASVACALLAAFCLGTNPSPWQFAVLFGFSGLAGAASLNFLKRMPDVPVPEEDRQSKTQVPWLEMSRHQPFRRLLWEAMAWAVVYGGIQAFTVAFLKSETALAEGQILFLSAVFYCGGLGSLWFLGSRLDSLGSKPVLSFSFLIWLVLLAGWVALAGGYFKATWSLLLGLHFFMGLFSALVQMSNTRLAMAVSPVMGRSHFFAIYSVTTSLALGTAPVGWGMLIDALGQRDYLWLNLHWTRFTLFFAAIAVVMFIALILSRRLEEPKAVNMEALLREILIQSPQRVWFRLWPRG; encoded by the coding sequence ATGTCAACTGAGTCATCATCCCGGGCAACCTTTCCGCCGGGCCTGCATAATGCGTACCTGTTCGCTGTGTTTAACGCGCTGTCGTTTCAGGTCGTGTTGGGCAGTCCCATGGTGTTGTATGCCAAAACGCTGAATGCCAGCGCCACGGTGCTGGGCATCATCGCGGGCATGATGCCGCTGCTGGTGATCTTTCAAATCCCGGCCGCCCACTACGTCGCGCGCGTGGGCTACAAACGCTTTGTGTTCGCCGGCTGGGGCACCCGCGTCATGTTCATTTTCGCCATGGCGCTGGTCCCCTTCACCGGCGGATTCCTGGACGCCGGCACCCGCCTGGCCTTGATACTCATGTTACTGTTCGGGTTCAACCTCTCGCGCGGCATCTCGAGTTCGGCATGGTTGCCTTGGATTGCCGGGCTGGTGCCCGAGGCGGTGCGGGGCCGTTACCTGGCGCGGGATGCCGCGTGCGTCAGTGTGGCCAGTGTGGCGTGCGCGCTGTTGGCCGCTTTCTGCCTGGGAACCAATCCCAGTCCCTGGCAATTCGCCGTGCTGTTTGGCTTCAGCGGCCTCGCGGGTGCTGCCAGCCTGAACTTTCTTAAGCGCATGCCGGATGTGCCGGTCCCCGAGGAAGACCGGCAATCCAAGACCCAGGTGCCGTGGCTGGAAATGTCCCGCCATCAGCCGTTCCGCCGCCTGCTTTGGGAAGCCATGGCGTGGGCCGTGGTCTATGGCGGCATCCAGGCGTTCACCGTCGCTTTTCTGAAGTCCGAGACAGCGCTCGCCGAAGGCCAGATTCTTTTCCTCAGCGCAGTCTTTTACTGTGGCGGCCTGGGCAGCCTCTGGTTTCTGGGCTCGCGGCTGGATTCCCTGGGCAGCAAGCCGGTGCTGTCGTTCAGCTTTCTGATCTGGCTGGTGCTGCTGGCGGGCTGGGTGGCCCTGGCGGGCGGTTACTTTAAAGCCACTTGGTCCCTGCTGTTGGGGTTGCACTTCTTCATGGGCCTGTTTTCCGCATTGGTGCAAATGTCCAACACGCGCCTCGCCATGGCGGTATCCCCGGTAATGGGGCGCAGCCATTTCTTTGCGATTTATTCCGTAACCACCAGCCTGGCGCTGGGCACCGCGCCAGTGGGATGGGGCATGCTGATTGACGCCCTGGGCCAGCGTGATTACTTATGGCTGAACCTGCATTGGACCCGGTTCACCCTCTTTTTCGCCGCCATCGCCGTGGTCATGTTCATCGCCCTGATCCTATCTCGGCGGCTGGAGGAACCGAAAGCGGTGAATATGGAGGCGCTACTGCGCGAAATCTTGATTCAATCCCCGCAACGCGTCTGGTTCCGGCTATGGCCGAGAGGCTGA
- a CDS encoding ADP-ribosylation factor-like protein → MAIINAATKELQVKIVYYGPAKCGKTTNLEQVHANVQVGNADAKGKMVSLATSSDRTLFFDFMPLEAMAIKGFKTKFQLYTVPGQVIYNTTRQLVLRGVDGIVFVADSQYDKMQENVESFQNLADNLKGLKMNIDDIPYVLQYNKRDLPNLAPVEYMEFLLNNRDVQVPSFTATAPKCEGVFETLNMITRMLLHKFINEGGRRISTT, encoded by the coding sequence ATGGCAATCATTAATGCGGCAACCAAAGAATTGCAGGTCAAGATCGTTTATTACGGGCCTGCCAAATGCGGTAAAACCACCAACCTCGAGCAGGTTCACGCCAACGTGCAGGTGGGTAATGCGGATGCCAAGGGCAAAATGGTATCGCTGGCCACCAGCTCGGATCGCACCCTGTTCTTCGACTTTATGCCCCTGGAGGCCATGGCCATCAAGGGCTTCAAGACCAAGTTCCAACTCTACACCGTACCCGGCCAGGTCATCTACAACACCACCCGCCAACTCGTGCTGCGCGGGGTGGATGGCATTGTCTTTGTGGCCGATTCGCAATACGACAAGATGCAGGAAAACGTCGAGAGTTTTCAAAACCTGGCGGATAACCTCAAGGGGCTGAAAATGAACATTGACGACATCCCCTACGTGCTTCAGTACAACAAACGCGATCTGCCCAATCTCGCGCCCGTCGAATACATGGAGTTCTTGCTTAATAATCGTGATGTCCAGGTCCCCTCGTTTACCGCCACCGCCCCCAAATGCGAAGGCGTGTTTGAAACCCTCAATATGATTACGCGCATGTTGTTGCACAAGTTCATCAACGAGGGCGGTCGCCGGATTTCCACCACCTGA
- a CDS encoding DEAD/DEAH box helicase family protein translates to MPSEADTCRKFVLPKLYAAGWNDDQIVEQRSFTDGRIVVSGPKVWRRAQKRADYLLRYRTNVTLAVVEAKPAHKTPGEGLQQAKEYAQILDLKFAYSTNGHGIVEFDFITGKETVADQFPTPEALWQRLHGHLGLNSAAQQEQYLAPGPASSGKLLRYYQEIAVNRIIRAILNGQTRVLITMATGTGKTMVAFYICWRLWASRWNRKHDPTRKPRILYLADRNFLVDDPKDKTFAAFGDARHKIEGGVTVLSRELYFATYQSIAKDERRPGLYKEFPRDFFDLIIVDECHRGSARDDSNWREILDYFEPAYKLGMTATPQREENKDTYLYFGNPVYTYSLKQGIDDGFLAPYRVHRVVTQWDAVGWRPSKAELDRYGREIPDEVYQTADFERRVALRARTEAVARHLTDFLKKTDRFAKTIVFCVDQEHALEMKTALNNLNADLVRNYPNYVCRVTSDEGDVGRGHMQKFQDVETDPQSPIILTTSQLLTTGLDAPTCRNVVLLRLVNSMVEFKQIIGRGTRVRDEYGKLWFNILDYTGSATRNFADPKFDGDPAFATQEEIDKQGKVKATEVLTPEEPEDATGEINETPSLQPSRKYYVDGGRVEIAADLVYELDAHGKQLRVVKLTDYTAENVRTLAANPEELRACWTDTERRAEIIAQLADRGIDFQTVATQAGKPEADPFDLLCHLAYNAPLLTRRQRADRVKKQETAFFKFFGPEAREILNDLLEKYATDGELQFTLPDVLKVRPISDHGNVNEIIGKFGGTEKLRNAVNQLQELIYSA, encoded by the coding sequence ATGCCCAGCGAAGCTGATACCTGCCGAAAGTTTGTGCTGCCCAAGCTCTATGCGGCGGGGTGGAACGACGATCAGATTGTCGAGCAACGCTCGTTTACGGATGGGCGCATTGTGGTGTCCGGCCCGAAGGTATGGCGGCGGGCGCAAAAGCGCGCGGATTACTTATTGCGCTACCGCACAAACGTGACGCTGGCCGTGGTGGAAGCCAAGCCCGCGCACAAGACGCCCGGCGAAGGGCTCCAGCAGGCCAAGGAATACGCGCAAATCCTGGACCTGAAATTTGCCTACAGCACCAATGGGCATGGCATCGTGGAATTTGATTTCATCACCGGCAAGGAAACGGTCGCGGATCAATTCCCCACGCCGGAGGCACTCTGGCAGCGGCTGCATGGGCACCTGGGGCTGAACTCCGCCGCGCAACAGGAACAGTACCTGGCGCCCGGCCCGGCGTCGTCCGGCAAGCTACTCCGCTATTACCAGGAGATCGCCGTGAACCGCATCATCCGGGCCATCCTCAACGGGCAGACCCGCGTGCTGATTACGATGGCCACGGGCACCGGGAAAACGATGGTCGCCTTCTACATCTGCTGGCGGTTATGGGCCTCGCGCTGGAATCGCAAGCACGACCCGACGCGCAAACCGCGCATCCTGTACCTGGCGGATCGGAATTTCCTGGTGGATGATCCCAAGGATAAAACGTTTGCGGCGTTCGGCGATGCCCGGCACAAGATTGAGGGCGGGGTGACGGTGCTCAGCCGGGAGTTGTATTTTGCGACGTACCAATCCATTGCCAAGGACGAGCGCCGACCCGGCCTGTATAAAGAGTTTCCCAGGGATTTCTTCGACCTCATCATCGTGGATGAATGCCATCGCGGCAGCGCGCGGGATGACTCGAACTGGCGGGAAATCCTCGATTACTTTGAGCCCGCGTACAAGCTGGGCATGACCGCCACGCCGCAGCGCGAGGAGAACAAGGATACCTACCTGTATTTTGGCAACCCGGTCTATACCTACAGCCTGAAGCAGGGGATTGATGACGGGTTCCTCGCGCCGTACCGGGTGCACCGGGTGGTCACGCAATGGGATGCCGTCGGATGGCGGCCCAGCAAGGCCGAACTGGACCGGTATGGCCGGGAAATCCCGGATGAGGTGTACCAGACCGCCGATTTTGAGCGTCGCGTGGCGCTGCGCGCCCGCACGGAGGCGGTGGCCCGGCACCTGACGGATTTTCTGAAAAAGACCGACCGCTTCGCCAAGACCATCGTGTTTTGCGTGGACCAGGAACACGCGTTGGAAATGAAGACGGCGCTCAACAACCTGAATGCGGACCTGGTGCGGAATTATCCGAACTACGTATGCCGCGTGACTTCCGATGAAGGGGACGTCGGGCGCGGGCACATGCAAAAGTTCCAGGATGTGGAGACGGACCCGCAATCCCCCATCATCCTCACCACCTCGCAACTGCTGACGACGGGACTGGACGCGCCGACCTGCCGGAACGTGGTGCTGCTGCGGCTGGTGAATTCCATGGTGGAGTTCAAGCAGATCATCGGGCGCGGCACCCGGGTGCGGGATGAGTACGGCAAGCTCTGGTTCAACATCCTGGATTACACCGGCTCGGCCACGCGCAATTTTGCCGATCCCAAGTTTGATGGGGATCCGGCCTTTGCCACGCAGGAGGAGATTGACAAACAGGGCAAAGTGAAAGCGACCGAGGTACTCACGCCGGAGGAACCTGAAGACGCCACCGGCGAAATCAACGAAACCCCTTCACTACAGCCTTCCAGGAAGTATTACGTTGACGGTGGGCGGGTGGAGATTGCGGCGGACCTAGTCTATGAACTGGACGCCCATGGCAAGCAACTGCGGGTAGTCAAGCTGACGGATTACACCGCGGAGAACGTGCGCACGCTGGCGGCGAACCCAGAGGAACTGCGCGCCTGCTGGACAGATACGGAGCGCCGGGCGGAGATCATCGCCCAACTGGCGGATCGGGGCATAGACTTTCAGACAGTGGCAACCCAGGCAGGCAAGCCGGAGGCAGACCCGTTTGATCTGCTGTGTCACCTGGCGTACAACGCGCCACTGCTGACGCGGCGGCAACGGGCGGACCGGGTGAAAAAGCAGGAAACGGCGTTCTTCAAGTTCTTCGGTCCGGAGGCGCGGGAAATTTTGAATGATCTGCTGGAGAAGTATGCGACGGATGGGGAATTGCAGTTCACCCTGCCGGATGTGTTGAAAGTCCGGCCCATCTCCGATCACGGTAATGTGAATGAGATTATCGGGAAATTTGGCGGGACGGAGAAGCTGAGGAATGCGGTAAACCAGTTGCAGGAACTGATCTATTCGGCTTGA
- a CDS encoding sigma-70 family RNA polymerase sigma factor, whose product MPDLNDQHHDQFLRLFAEHEPALRTFVRSLLPSRADASEVMQEVAVVLWQKFATFDATRDFRKWAFGVARYEVLAHLRDRGRDRHVFDDALVNRLADDAAAATQSHEAQREALETCLQKLPEPQRKLVLSAYAKGTRMDELAAQRGQTAMSLYKLLHRIRQALLECVRRTIAREELT is encoded by the coding sequence ATGCCCGACTTGAACGACCAACATCACGACCAGTTTCTCCGCCTCTTCGCGGAGCATGAGCCGGCGTTGCGCACGTTCGTTCGCTCGCTGCTGCCGTCGCGCGCCGATGCCTCGGAAGTCATGCAAGAGGTCGCGGTGGTGCTATGGCAGAAGTTCGCGACGTTTGACGCCACACGGGATTTTCGGAAGTGGGCTTTTGGGGTCGCGCGCTATGAGGTGCTGGCGCACTTGCGCGACCGGGGACGCGACCGGCATGTTTTTGATGACGCACTGGTAAACCGGCTGGCCGATGATGCAGCAGCGGCCACCCAGAGCCATGAGGCACAGCGGGAAGCGCTGGAGACCTGTCTGCAAAAGCTGCCGGAGCCACAGCGCAAGCTGGTGCTCTCAGCCTACGCCAAAGGCACACGCATGGATGAACTCGCTGCGCAACGAGGGCAGACGGCGATGTCCCTTTACAAGCTGCTGCATCGCATCCGGCAGGCGCTGCTGGAGTGCGTGCGCCGCACCATCGCGCGGGAGGAACTCACATGA